A section of the Sphaerodactylus townsendi isolate TG3544 linkage group LG11, MPM_Stown_v2.3, whole genome shotgun sequence genome encodes:
- the TOPBP1 gene encoding DNA topoisomerase 2-binding protein 1 isoform X2, with the protein MMNSSKEYFVKFLKSEKNSEFFLQALELLKEFKSDECLQILEKDAALKIQENDKSLYICDQFSGIVFNHLQKLGCRIVGPQVVIYCMQNQLCVPRADYPVYNMTMADVTVSCTNLQKEAREEVHKYVQMMGGRIYRELNVSVTHLIAGEVGSKKYFVAANLKKPILLPSWVTALWEKSQDCMIRYTDINMGNFLCPLFRGCTVCVTGLSSQDRKEIQRLTVENGGQYSGELKMNECTHLIVQDPKGPKYECARRWNVYCISIQWFFDSLEKGFCQDQSNYTVESASKQENAPSTSTPTSESSQPHSRTLSDVSHISNINFSSVNETGCSSAVNIKLDVPLDDLINLDISSLQAPEDLLDGCRIYLSGFSGRKLDKMRRLINSGGGVRFNHLNEDVTHVIVGDSDDELKQFLKKTSQRPYIVTAKWLLECFRKGYLVTEEQYIPATYQPVDSSILEHDLMKSVLPKQNNFSKKEAVNITATHKADEDLLSQYVPNNSTAVDVGDYSDTNHPTMQRKEFPASISSLAETSTVVEGTLFCGKKFALLGFDKEDESCIRSLVEEYAGRVLPQQSKAIADYAVVPLLGCNVKSTVGEVVTNTWLVMCVEQQVLLDPQSSPLFTPVFVKEGHNPLEKCVLSFSQFSGTERDSLIYLANLLGARVQEFFVRKANPRKGMFVSTHLVLKEPDGSKYEAAKKWNLPAVTLAWLLESARTGKKAEENKFLIDNAVAEEQTFKNDPALAEIGAAPSNTPDRPHNIFESGKGTAVTPLDMNRFQSKAFQTVISHHIGKKASPPLEGKPVQKEPSLHLDTPSKFLSKDKLFKPSFDVKDALAALETPEGSNQRNRKLSTPLSEVIGRNLKLALANSTRQTAVLSASPQLKAAPQPVEEDSTDPLTPLTGVVVCVSKKLSKGQSELNAITASLGGDYRWRFDETVTHFIYQGKQNDSNREYKSVKERGIHIVSDLWLLECAKACKRIPESLYPHTYNPKMSLDISGVQDDRVSTRLGSARKSGKEDESISLDEINLEDATTDQVNEAVAIGKEEKASKGVLTQTLEMRENFQKQLQEIMTATSLEKLQGQRTSLSRNGFDNSPTTPNGPRSLRNGRSRVLEALRQSHQVATDVNTEPSQNEQIIWDDPTAREERARLASNLQWPGNPSQHFEQTGDPALRKSVTDSEIAEMDVNNPGVTTIAEVPEPAVFRDPETPVKEDNPILTPLAPAIAFPLANPPVAPQPKEKVIKTDRKSNGEPEYKFQLSSLTPQERIDYCYLIEELGGVVLEKQCFDPRCTHTVVGNPLRNEKFLASMAAGKWVLHRSYLEACRTAQRFVEEEDYEWGSNTVLSVIPRMSVIQKKLAVAAMRWRKAIQRRRKESGITEGAFSGWKIILNVDPVKEAGFKRLLESGGAKVLPGYSSALFREATHIFADFNKLKPEDIRVNVRGAAAQGVNCLKPEYIADYLIEEPPPPMQCYYLPEAIACLQNGRERGLSQKRKAPEEANTVKKSRMY; encoded by the exons tTGCTAAAAGAATTTAAATCTGATGAATGTCTGCAGATTCTTGAAAAGGATGCTGCGCTGAAAATACAAGAGAATGACAAATCCCTTTATATATGTGATCAGTTCAGTGGCATTGTTTTTAACCACCTTCAAAAG CTTGGTTGTAGGATTGTTGGACCACAGGTAGTAATTTACTGTATGCAAAACCAACTATGTGTTCCGAGAGCGGATTACCCAGTTTATAACATGACAATGGCTGATGTGACGGTGTCCTGTACAAATCTTCAAAAAGAAGCACGA GAGGAGGTCCACAAATATGTACAGATGATGGGTGGCCGTATTTACAGAGAACTTAATGTTTCAGTAACACATCTTATAGCTGGAGAAGTCGGAAGCAAAAAATACTTCGTTGCTGCTAATTTAAAGAAACCCATTTTACTTCCCTCTTGGGTGACAGCATTGTGGGAGAAATCACAAGACTG CATGATTAGGTACACAGACATAAACATGGGAAACTTCTTATGTCCTTTGTTTCGTGGTTGCACAGTCTGTGTAACAGGCTTGAGCAGTCAGGACCGAAAAGAGATCCAGCGTCTGACTGTTGAGAATGGTGGCCAGTACTCAGGGGAGCTCAAGATGAATGAATGTACCCATCTTATTGTTCAAGACCCCAAAG GCCCAAAATATGAGTGTGCAAGAAGGTGGAATGTCTACTGTATTTCTATCCAGTGGTTCTTTGACAGTCTTGAGAAGGGATTTTGCCAGGATCAATCAAACTATACAGTAGAATCTGCTTCAAAGCAAGAGAATGCCCCCAGCACATCAACTCCTACCAGTGAATCCAGCCAGCCTCATA GTCGGACCCTCTCAGACGTCAGCCATATTTCAAATATAAATTTCAGTTCAGTTAATGAAACTGGATGTAGCTCGGCTGTAAATATCAAACTGGATGTGCCTCTTGACGATCTGATCAACTTGGACATTAGTTCTTTGCAGGCTCCCGAAGATTTACTAGACGGCTGTCGC attTACCTCTCTGGTTTCAGTGGCCGGAAGTTAGATAAGATGAGAAGGCTGATTAATTCTGGAGGTGGGGTTCGTTTTAATCATCTAAATGAGGATGTGACGCACGTTATTGTTGGCGATTCTGATGATGAACTGAAACAATTTTTGAAGAAGACGTCACAGAG ACCATATATTGTGACAGCAAAATGGCTTCTGGAATGCTTTAGAAAAGGTTATTTAGTAACTGAGGAACAGTATATCCCTGCAACCTACCAGCCAGTGGACAGTTCCATTTTGGAACACGACTTAATGAAGTCAGTCCTTCCTAAACAAAATAACTTTTCAAAGAAAGAAGCTGTGAACATTACAGCCACTCACAAAGCAGATGAAGACCTTCTGTCTCAATATGTCCCTAATAATTCTACTGCAG TTGATGTTGGGGACTACAGTGATACCAATCACCCCACCATGCAACGAAAAGAGTTCCCTGCCAGTATCAGTTCCTTGGCAGAGACTTCTACGGTTGTTGAAGGAACCTTGTTCTGTGGCAAGAAGTTTGCGCTTCTGGGCTTTGACAAAGAAGATGAATCCTGCATAAGAAGTCTGGTTGAAGAGTATGCAGGGCGTGTTCTACCTCAACAAAGTAAAGCAATTGCTGACTATGCTGTGGTTCCACTATTGGGGTGCAACGTGAAGTCAACTGTTGGAGAGGTGGTTACAAATACATGGCTG GTGATGTGTGTCGAACAGCAAGTCCTTCTAGATCCACAGTCAAGTCCACTTTTCACACCAGTGTTTGTGAAGGAAGGACACAACCCCTTGGAAAAATGTGTTTTATCATTCAGCCAATTCAGTGGGACAGAGAGAGACTCTTTAATATACCTGGCAAATCTGCTTGGGGCAAG AGTTCAGGAATTCTTTGTGAGAAAGGCCAACCCCAGGAAAGGAATGTTTGTCAGCACCCATCTGGTGCTGAAAGAACCAGATGGTTCTAAGTATGAGGCTGCAAAAAAATGGAATCTCCCAGCTGTTACTCTGGCTTGGCTGCTGGAGTCTGCGAGGACGGGGAAAAAGGCAGAGGAAAACAAGTTCTTGATTGACAATGCAGTCGCTGAAG AACAGACCTTCAAAAATGATCCAGCCCTGGCGGAAATAGGTGCAGCACCTTCAAATACACCTGACCGACCCCACAATATCTTTGAAAGTGGGAAGGGCACAGCTGTGACACCTCTTGATATGAACCGATTCCAGAGTAAAGCTTTCCAGACTGTTATTTCCCACCATATTGGTAAAAAGGCAAGCCCTCCACTAGAAGGGAAGCCAGTACAGAAAGAACCATCTTTGCATTTGGATACCCCATCCAAATTCTTGTCAAAAGACAAGCTCTTCAAGCCTTCTTTTGATGTCAAG GATGCTTTAGCAGCTTTGGAAACTCCAGAGGGTTCTAACCAGCGCAACAGAAAACTGAGTACTCCACTTTCTGAAGTCATTGGCAGGAACTTAAAACTGGCTTTGGCCAACAGCACCCGGCAAACGGCTGTGCTCAGTGCCAGTCCTCAGTTGAAGGCTGCTCCCCAACCAGTG GAGGAAGACTCCACAGACCCTCTAACTCCTCTAACTGGCGTTGTCGTATGTGTGAGTAAGAAGCTCAGTAAAGGGCAGAGTGAGCTGAATGCGATTACTGCCTCTCTTGGAGGGGATTACAG GTGGAGGTTTGATGAAACTGTGACTCATTTCATCTACCAAGGAAAGCAAAATGATAGCAACCGTGAATACAAATCTGTTAAAGAAAGAGGCATACACATAGTCTCAGATCTCTGGCTTTTAGAG tgtgcgAAAGCATGTAAACGGATCCCTGAATCTCTCTATCCACATACATACaatcccaaaatgagtttggataTTAGCGGTGTACAAGATGACAGAGTCTCAACTAGGCTTGGCTCAGCTAGAAAATCTGGAAAGGAAGATGAG AGTATTTCATTAGATGAGATCAATCTCGAAGATGCGACGACAGATCAAGTGAATGAGGCAGTTGCTAttggaaaagaggagaaagcaTCAAAAGGAG TTTTAACACAGACATTGGAAATGAGAGAGAATTTCCAAAAGCAGCTACAAGAAATCATGACTGCTACTTCTTTAGAAAAACTGCAAGGACAACGGACCTCTTTGTCCAGAAATGGTTTTGACAACTCTCCGACAACTCCAAACGGTCCTCGTTCTTTGCGTAACGGCCGAAGCAGAGTCTTGGAAGCATTAAG ACAGTCCCATCAAGTAGCAACGGATGTCAACACAGAGCCATCTCAGAATGAACAAATTATTTGGGATGACCCtactgcaagagaagagagagcaAGACTTGCCAGCAACCTTCAGTGGCCTGGGAACCCATCCCAGCATTTTGAACAAACAGGCGATCCCGCACTCAGGAAATCTGTCACTGATTCAGAAATTGCAGAAATGG ATGTCAACAATCCTGGAGTAACTACTATAGCTGAGGTCCCAGAACCTGCAGTATTTAGAGATCCAGAGACCCCTGTCAAAGAAGATAATCCCATCCTGACACCACTGGCTCCTGCCATTGCCTTTCCACTTGCAAACCCCCCTGTGGCTCCACAGCCCAAAGAAAAG GTTATTAAAACTGACCGGAAGTCCAATGGTGAACCAGAATACAAATTCCAGCTGTCTTCCCTTACTCCTCAAGAGCGAATTGATTATTGCTATTTGATTGAAGAACTAG GTGGGGTAGTGCTTGAGAAACAGTGCTTTGACCCTCGCTGTACACACACAGTTGTGGGAAACCCTCTTCGCAATGAGAAATTCTTGGCATCAATGGCAGCTGGAAAGTGGGTGCTCCATCGATCCTACCTGGAAGCATGTAGGACAGCACAGCGTTTTGTAGAG GAGGAAGATTATGAATGGGGAAGTAACACGGTACTAAGTGTTATTCCTAGAATGAGCGTAATACAGAAAAAATTAGCAGTGGCAGCCATGAGATGGAGGAAAGCAAtacaaaggaggagaaaggagagcgGCATCACTGAG GGAGCATTTAGTGGTTGGAAGATTATTTTGAATGTTGACCCAGTTAAGGAAGCAGGCTTCAAGCGTCTCCTGGAATCAGGAGGAGCAAAG GTGTTGCCTGGCTATTCTTCTGCTCTCTTTAGAGAAGCCACTCACATTTTTGCTGATTTTAATAAACTGAAGCCAGAAGATATAAGAGTCAATGTAAGAGGAGCCGCAGCTCAAGGAGTGAACTGCCTGAAGCCTGAATATATTGCTGATTACCTTATAGAG GAACCACCGCCTCCAATGCAATGCTATTATTTGCCCGAAGCCATAGCCTGTCTTCAGAATGGCAGAGAACGTGGGTTATCTCAAAAACGAAAAGCTCCTGAAGAAGCAAACACAGTCAAGAAATCCAGAATGTATTAA
- the TOPBP1 gene encoding DNA topoisomerase 2-binding protein 1 isoform X1, producing the protein MMNSSKEYFVKFLKSEKNSEFFLQALELLKEFKSDECLQILEKDAALKIQENDKSLYICDQFSGIVFNHLQKLGCRIVGPQVVIYCMQNQLCVPRADYPVYNMTMADVTVSCTNLQKEAREEVHKYVQMMGGRIYRELNVSVTHLIAGEVGSKKYFVAANLKKPILLPSWVTALWEKSQDCMIRYTDINMGNFLCPLFRGCTVCVTGLSSQDRKEIQRLTVENGGQYSGELKMNECTHLIVQDPKGPKYECARRWNVYCISIQWFFDSLEKGFCQDQSNYTVESASKQENAPSTSTPTSESSQPHSRTLSDVSHISNINFSSVNETGCSSAVNIKLDVPLDDLINLDISSLQAPEDLLDGCRIYLSGFSGRKLDKMRRLINSGGGVRFNHLNEDVTHVIVGDSDDELKQFLKKTSQRPYIVTAKWLLECFRKGYLVTEEQYIPATYQPVDSSILEHDLMKSVLPKQNNFSKKEAVNITATHKADEDLLSQYVPNNSTAVDVGDYSDTNHPTMQRKEFPASISSLAETSTVVEGTLFCGKKFALLGFDKEDESCIRSLVEEYAGRVLPQQSKAIADYAVVPLLGCNVKSTVGEVVTNTWLVMCVEQQVLLDPQSSPLFTPVFVKEGHNPLEKCVLSFSQFSGTERDSLIYLANLLGARVQEFFVRKANPRKGMFVSTHLVLKEPDGSKYEAAKKWNLPAVTLAWLLESARTGKKAEENKFLIDNAVAEVIEQTFKNDPALAEIGAAPSNTPDRPHNIFESGKGTAVTPLDMNRFQSKAFQTVISHHIGKKASPPLEGKPVQKEPSLHLDTPSKFLSKDKLFKPSFDVKDALAALETPEGSNQRNRKLSTPLSEVIGRNLKLALANSTRQTAVLSASPQLKAAPQPVEEDSTDPLTPLTGVVVCVSKKLSKGQSELNAITASLGGDYRWRFDETVTHFIYQGKQNDSNREYKSVKERGIHIVSDLWLLECAKACKRIPESLYPHTYNPKMSLDISGVQDDRVSTRLGSARKSGKEDESISLDEINLEDATTDQVNEAVAIGKEEKASKGVLTQTLEMRENFQKQLQEIMTATSLEKLQGQRTSLSRNGFDNSPTTPNGPRSLRNGRSRVLEALRQSHQVATDVNTEPSQNEQIIWDDPTAREERARLASNLQWPGNPSQHFEQTGDPALRKSVTDSEIAEMDVNNPGVTTIAEVPEPAVFRDPETPVKEDNPILTPLAPAIAFPLANPPVAPQPKEKVIKTDRKSNGEPEYKFQLSSLTPQERIDYCYLIEELGGVVLEKQCFDPRCTHTVVGNPLRNEKFLASMAAGKWVLHRSYLEACRTAQRFVEEEDYEWGSNTVLSVIPRMSVIQKKLAVAAMRWRKAIQRRRKESGITEGAFSGWKIILNVDPVKEAGFKRLLESGGAKVLPGYSSALFREATHIFADFNKLKPEDIRVNVRGAAAQGVNCLKPEYIADYLIEEPPPPMQCYYLPEAIACLQNGRERGLSQKRKAPEEANTVKKSRMY; encoded by the exons tTGCTAAAAGAATTTAAATCTGATGAATGTCTGCAGATTCTTGAAAAGGATGCTGCGCTGAAAATACAAGAGAATGACAAATCCCTTTATATATGTGATCAGTTCAGTGGCATTGTTTTTAACCACCTTCAAAAG CTTGGTTGTAGGATTGTTGGACCACAGGTAGTAATTTACTGTATGCAAAACCAACTATGTGTTCCGAGAGCGGATTACCCAGTTTATAACATGACAATGGCTGATGTGACGGTGTCCTGTACAAATCTTCAAAAAGAAGCACGA GAGGAGGTCCACAAATATGTACAGATGATGGGTGGCCGTATTTACAGAGAACTTAATGTTTCAGTAACACATCTTATAGCTGGAGAAGTCGGAAGCAAAAAATACTTCGTTGCTGCTAATTTAAAGAAACCCATTTTACTTCCCTCTTGGGTGACAGCATTGTGGGAGAAATCACAAGACTG CATGATTAGGTACACAGACATAAACATGGGAAACTTCTTATGTCCTTTGTTTCGTGGTTGCACAGTCTGTGTAACAGGCTTGAGCAGTCAGGACCGAAAAGAGATCCAGCGTCTGACTGTTGAGAATGGTGGCCAGTACTCAGGGGAGCTCAAGATGAATGAATGTACCCATCTTATTGTTCAAGACCCCAAAG GCCCAAAATATGAGTGTGCAAGAAGGTGGAATGTCTACTGTATTTCTATCCAGTGGTTCTTTGACAGTCTTGAGAAGGGATTTTGCCAGGATCAATCAAACTATACAGTAGAATCTGCTTCAAAGCAAGAGAATGCCCCCAGCACATCAACTCCTACCAGTGAATCCAGCCAGCCTCATA GTCGGACCCTCTCAGACGTCAGCCATATTTCAAATATAAATTTCAGTTCAGTTAATGAAACTGGATGTAGCTCGGCTGTAAATATCAAACTGGATGTGCCTCTTGACGATCTGATCAACTTGGACATTAGTTCTTTGCAGGCTCCCGAAGATTTACTAGACGGCTGTCGC attTACCTCTCTGGTTTCAGTGGCCGGAAGTTAGATAAGATGAGAAGGCTGATTAATTCTGGAGGTGGGGTTCGTTTTAATCATCTAAATGAGGATGTGACGCACGTTATTGTTGGCGATTCTGATGATGAACTGAAACAATTTTTGAAGAAGACGTCACAGAG ACCATATATTGTGACAGCAAAATGGCTTCTGGAATGCTTTAGAAAAGGTTATTTAGTAACTGAGGAACAGTATATCCCTGCAACCTACCAGCCAGTGGACAGTTCCATTTTGGAACACGACTTAATGAAGTCAGTCCTTCCTAAACAAAATAACTTTTCAAAGAAAGAAGCTGTGAACATTACAGCCACTCACAAAGCAGATGAAGACCTTCTGTCTCAATATGTCCCTAATAATTCTACTGCAG TTGATGTTGGGGACTACAGTGATACCAATCACCCCACCATGCAACGAAAAGAGTTCCCTGCCAGTATCAGTTCCTTGGCAGAGACTTCTACGGTTGTTGAAGGAACCTTGTTCTGTGGCAAGAAGTTTGCGCTTCTGGGCTTTGACAAAGAAGATGAATCCTGCATAAGAAGTCTGGTTGAAGAGTATGCAGGGCGTGTTCTACCTCAACAAAGTAAAGCAATTGCTGACTATGCTGTGGTTCCACTATTGGGGTGCAACGTGAAGTCAACTGTTGGAGAGGTGGTTACAAATACATGGCTG GTGATGTGTGTCGAACAGCAAGTCCTTCTAGATCCACAGTCAAGTCCACTTTTCACACCAGTGTTTGTGAAGGAAGGACACAACCCCTTGGAAAAATGTGTTTTATCATTCAGCCAATTCAGTGGGACAGAGAGAGACTCTTTAATATACCTGGCAAATCTGCTTGGGGCAAG AGTTCAGGAATTCTTTGTGAGAAAGGCCAACCCCAGGAAAGGAATGTTTGTCAGCACCCATCTGGTGCTGAAAGAACCAGATGGTTCTAAGTATGAGGCTGCAAAAAAATGGAATCTCCCAGCTGTTACTCTGGCTTGGCTGCTGGAGTCTGCGAGGACGGGGAAAAAGGCAGAGGAAAACAAGTTCTTGATTGACAATGCAGTCGCTGAAG tcatAGAACAGACCTTCAAAAATGATCCAGCCCTGGCGGAAATAGGTGCAGCACCTTCAAATACACCTGACCGACCCCACAATATCTTTGAAAGTGGGAAGGGCACAGCTGTGACACCTCTTGATATGAACCGATTCCAGAGTAAAGCTTTCCAGACTGTTATTTCCCACCATATTGGTAAAAAGGCAAGCCCTCCACTAGAAGGGAAGCCAGTACAGAAAGAACCATCTTTGCATTTGGATACCCCATCCAAATTCTTGTCAAAAGACAAGCTCTTCAAGCCTTCTTTTGATGTCAAG GATGCTTTAGCAGCTTTGGAAACTCCAGAGGGTTCTAACCAGCGCAACAGAAAACTGAGTACTCCACTTTCTGAAGTCATTGGCAGGAACTTAAAACTGGCTTTGGCCAACAGCACCCGGCAAACGGCTGTGCTCAGTGCCAGTCCTCAGTTGAAGGCTGCTCCCCAACCAGTG GAGGAAGACTCCACAGACCCTCTAACTCCTCTAACTGGCGTTGTCGTATGTGTGAGTAAGAAGCTCAGTAAAGGGCAGAGTGAGCTGAATGCGATTACTGCCTCTCTTGGAGGGGATTACAG GTGGAGGTTTGATGAAACTGTGACTCATTTCATCTACCAAGGAAAGCAAAATGATAGCAACCGTGAATACAAATCTGTTAAAGAAAGAGGCATACACATAGTCTCAGATCTCTGGCTTTTAGAG tgtgcgAAAGCATGTAAACGGATCCCTGAATCTCTCTATCCACATACATACaatcccaaaatgagtttggataTTAGCGGTGTACAAGATGACAGAGTCTCAACTAGGCTTGGCTCAGCTAGAAAATCTGGAAAGGAAGATGAG AGTATTTCATTAGATGAGATCAATCTCGAAGATGCGACGACAGATCAAGTGAATGAGGCAGTTGCTAttggaaaagaggagaaagcaTCAAAAGGAG TTTTAACACAGACATTGGAAATGAGAGAGAATTTCCAAAAGCAGCTACAAGAAATCATGACTGCTACTTCTTTAGAAAAACTGCAAGGACAACGGACCTCTTTGTCCAGAAATGGTTTTGACAACTCTCCGACAACTCCAAACGGTCCTCGTTCTTTGCGTAACGGCCGAAGCAGAGTCTTGGAAGCATTAAG ACAGTCCCATCAAGTAGCAACGGATGTCAACACAGAGCCATCTCAGAATGAACAAATTATTTGGGATGACCCtactgcaagagaagagagagcaAGACTTGCCAGCAACCTTCAGTGGCCTGGGAACCCATCCCAGCATTTTGAACAAACAGGCGATCCCGCACTCAGGAAATCTGTCACTGATTCAGAAATTGCAGAAATGG ATGTCAACAATCCTGGAGTAACTACTATAGCTGAGGTCCCAGAACCTGCAGTATTTAGAGATCCAGAGACCCCTGTCAAAGAAGATAATCCCATCCTGACACCACTGGCTCCTGCCATTGCCTTTCCACTTGCAAACCCCCCTGTGGCTCCACAGCCCAAAGAAAAG GTTATTAAAACTGACCGGAAGTCCAATGGTGAACCAGAATACAAATTCCAGCTGTCTTCCCTTACTCCTCAAGAGCGAATTGATTATTGCTATTTGATTGAAGAACTAG GTGGGGTAGTGCTTGAGAAACAGTGCTTTGACCCTCGCTGTACACACACAGTTGTGGGAAACCCTCTTCGCAATGAGAAATTCTTGGCATCAATGGCAGCTGGAAAGTGGGTGCTCCATCGATCCTACCTGGAAGCATGTAGGACAGCACAGCGTTTTGTAGAG GAGGAAGATTATGAATGGGGAAGTAACACGGTACTAAGTGTTATTCCTAGAATGAGCGTAATACAGAAAAAATTAGCAGTGGCAGCCATGAGATGGAGGAAAGCAAtacaaaggaggagaaaggagagcgGCATCACTGAG GGAGCATTTAGTGGTTGGAAGATTATTTTGAATGTTGACCCAGTTAAGGAAGCAGGCTTCAAGCGTCTCCTGGAATCAGGAGGAGCAAAG GTGTTGCCTGGCTATTCTTCTGCTCTCTTTAGAGAAGCCACTCACATTTTTGCTGATTTTAATAAACTGAAGCCAGAAGATATAAGAGTCAATGTAAGAGGAGCCGCAGCTCAAGGAGTGAACTGCCTGAAGCCTGAATATATTGCTGATTACCTTATAGAG GAACCACCGCCTCCAATGCAATGCTATTATTTGCCCGAAGCCATAGCCTGTCTTCAGAATGGCAGAGAACGTGGGTTATCTCAAAAACGAAAAGCTCCTGAAGAAGCAAACACAGTCAAGAAATCCAGAATGTATTAA